One stretch of Amycolatopsis sp. NBC_00345 DNA includes these proteins:
- a CDS encoding aspartate aminotransferase family protein, with protein sequence MAQLSPLLKQATPVVVDHGEGVYLYDVDGKRHLDFTAGIGVTSTGHCHPRVVEAAREQIGKLVHGQYTTVMHKPLLELTQRLGDVLPAGLDSLFFANSGSEAVEAALRLARQATQRPNVIVFQGGFHGRTVAAASMTTSGTRFSAGISPLMAGVHVAPFPYAYHYGWDQETATKFALRELDYLFQTVSAPNETAAFFIEPVLGEGGYVPGNTEFFAGLRERADRHGILLVMDEVQTGFGRTGKFWGHDHFDVSPDVVLIAKGLASGFPLSGIAASQELMAKALPGSQGGTYGGNAVSCAAAIATLAVIQDEGLVENAAERGRQLLDGARLIADKTPAIGDVRGLGLLVGSEFTTADGEPDPATAAAAQQAAARSGLLLLTCGAYSNVVRMVPPLVVTAEQVDDALRIWGDVVTSVTGS encoded by the coding sequence ATGGCCCAGCTTTCCCCGCTGCTCAAGCAGGCAACGCCCGTCGTGGTCGACCACGGCGAAGGGGTGTACCTCTACGACGTCGACGGGAAACGTCACCTCGACTTCACCGCGGGGATCGGCGTGACCAGTACCGGCCACTGCCACCCGCGAGTCGTCGAGGCGGCCCGGGAGCAGATCGGCAAGCTCGTGCACGGCCAGTACACGACCGTGATGCACAAGCCGCTACTCGAGCTCACCCAGCGGCTCGGCGACGTGCTGCCGGCCGGACTGGACTCGCTGTTCTTCGCCAACTCCGGCAGCGAGGCCGTGGAGGCCGCGCTGCGCCTGGCCCGCCAGGCCACCCAGCGGCCCAACGTGATCGTGTTCCAGGGCGGCTTCCACGGCCGTACGGTGGCCGCCGCGTCGATGACCACCTCCGGCACCCGGTTCAGCGCGGGCATCTCGCCGCTGATGGCCGGGGTGCACGTCGCCCCGTTCCCGTACGCCTACCACTACGGCTGGGACCAGGAGACCGCGACGAAGTTCGCGCTGCGCGAGCTGGACTACCTGTTCCAGACGGTCTCCGCGCCGAACGAGACGGCCGCGTTCTTCATCGAGCCGGTGCTCGGCGAGGGCGGTTACGTGCCCGGCAACACCGAGTTCTTCGCCGGCCTGCGCGAGCGCGCCGACCGCCACGGGATCCTGCTGGTCATGGACGAGGTCCAGACCGGCTTCGGGCGCACCGGGAAGTTCTGGGGCCACGACCACTTCGACGTCTCCCCCGACGTCGTGCTCATCGCGAAGGGCCTGGCCAGCGGCTTCCCGCTGTCCGGCATCGCGGCTTCGCAGGAGCTGATGGCGAAGGCGCTGCCCGGCTCGCAGGGCGGCACCTACGGCGGCAACGCGGTCTCGTGCGCCGCCGCGATCGCGACGCTGGCGGTGATCCAGGACGAGGGCCTGGTCGAGAACGCCGCCGAGCGCGGCCGCCAGCTGCTGGACGGCGCGCGGCTGATCGCGGACAAGACCCCGGCGATCGGCGACGTGCGCGGCCTCGGCCTGCTGGTCGGCAGCGAGTTCACCACCGCCGACGGCGAGCCGGACCCGGCGACGGCCGCTGCCGCCCAGCAGGCCGCGGCCAGGAGCGGCCTGCTGCTGCTGACCTGTGGCGCCTACTCGAACGTGGTCCGCATGGTGCCGCCGCTGGTCGTCACCGCCGAGCAGGTCGACGACGCCCTGCGCATCTGGGGTGACGTGGTCACGTCGGTCACGGGGAGCTGA